Below is a genomic region from Hevea brasiliensis isolate MT/VB/25A 57/8 chromosome 3, ASM3005281v1, whole genome shotgun sequence.
CCTATATTGGTGTATCTTGAGCAGTTTGCACTAGCTAATATCTCAGCCTTTTCAGAATGATCTACAACATTGGCTTCCTCAGCCACCTATTTACCAAATCTTTATTTATCATCTTCAGCTTGTTCATCACTTTTTATCACCTCGACCTCCTTGAATGTCGAAGCATTTTCCACCATCTGATCAACCTTTGTTTCTGTAATTTTCGGTGCCATTTCTTCCTCAAATTTCCCAGTAATTTCTACCATTTGTTCCTCGTTAACTTCTGCAATTACCTGAAGAAGTTCCAAAGGAGTAGCTGCTGGATCTAACTCCCGACAACCCTTCGGAGCATTATGAGCTTCTTCACCATTAAGCAAATGATCTGGGACCTGATGAGAGAAGCGAAACATCTCTTCTTTTGGGATCCTCCTAATTTCATTGGGATCCATATGCCTTTGAAAAACTGTCTTGAAACCAGCAACCTTAACAAGAGGAACAACAGACACACCTTGTTCTTCATTGTAGTCATCAAGCACTTCCACCATGTCATATTGGTGAATCACTTCATCTGGAGTATTCTCATCCCAGTCTGAGGACCAGTTCCTATAAAGAGCCCAAACGTCTCCCTTTCCTGGAAGTATGCAAATGACCCCACGAGTGCCTTTTGTCCATTTAACCTTGTGAGAAAAAGAATTTAATGTGTCAGTGATCTCATGTCTTCCAGCCCTGAAATCCCCACAGGTCTTGGGAAAACCAGAAGCTACCCAGTCTACAGAGCTGAATTCACTGTTGCTCCTTGAATTAAGCCAACTAATCCTCATCTTGAACGGCTTCAAGGAGATCACCTTGTGAATTCGAGCATAGTATCGAGGCATTCCATCATCTTCATCATAGGCAGCCCAAACCTGGTCATCACTAAAAGCACTTTCAGTTCGATCCAAATCAAAATTGTGAAAATCAGGGTCTGGAACATTAATTGACATTGGTGCAGGGGCATCTTTAATGGAATCGTCAGAAGAAAAACCCCGGAAAGACTTCTTGCTTTCTTTTGCATCATTCATAATAGTATAGTTATCATGCTTCTTATGATTATTTGCATCATTCCTTACCATAATTTTCTGTTTTTTGTCCTCTTTCAGTTTTACTTGATTTGAGCTCCATTCCTCAAGCTTTTTACAAATATCCATTCGTGCCTTCTCCATCAACATGTTTCGGAGCTCAACAGGTAGCAATTCTCTCTTGCTGTTGGGCTTATTATTAATACTAACCCTTTCTGTCTCAAAATAGCCCCTTCTTTGTTCAGATGCAGTCCCCAAGCCTGATCTTCCATTCCCAGCTCCATAAGAATTCACATAAGTTTTTTCATCAAATCTTCTCCTTTTAAAGAGTTGGTCAGCCTTTCCTTCCTCATGCTCTCTCTTCACATGCTGATGTGCCTGCTGAACCGTGCTTGCAGCTTGAGCAGACGTGGACGGTGAAGCAACTGCAGATCCAGCACTAGCCATCCTAGAAAAATGATTCCACTGGAGATCTGGGCTGTTGGATGAATTTACTCCAAACCCGTCAGGTCCAAAACTTTGAGCAGGTCTAGAACTTTGAGCAactccacaatttcttccaacatTACACGGTGTACTATTTGTAGCACGATGTCTTGAATTCTGATGCTTTTGGCGAGAAGAATAATTGGATGGCTTCATAACGCTTGGAGGTGGAGCCTTCTCTACAGCAAAAAAAGCTTCATGACAATTTGGGCATAGGAGGGTGTGATTTAGATAAATCCTCAGATACTCATACTGTGTCTTACATCTGTTGCATATAGTCCAAAAAGTATCAGGTCTTTTATAAGGAGGAGGTGGAACCAAGGTTGGTCCTGTCCGAGTATTCTTGTTCGGAGTCCTTGCATCTGAATTTACAGCACTGTCACTATTATGAAAGCCATTAGCAGTAGATGGTGTTGAGGGATCCTTAGTCTGAGTTGAAACTCTCTGTTGAAGTCCTACCACATTTAATTTCTCATTGTATGCTAATCTCTTAGACTTATCAGATAATATACTCCATGCCTCCGACACCAGCTTAAAAGCAACATCTGCTCCCAAAGATTTGTTTTTTTCCGGATGAAGCATGAGAGCTAGCTTTCTGTACTGTTTCCTGATTGTCTCATCATCAGCCCATGGGTTTACACCAAGCATGCAATACCAATCAATTTCACCACTACCTGTTATTTTCTGTGCAGAGACATGGACATCAAATGTCACCAGCATTTGAGAAAGACCCTCAAGCTCAGGATACAAGTTTTGGGCCTTCAAAGCAAATTTCTTTGCCCCAGCAAAATCTCTTTCTATAAACTTCCTCTCAGCAATTCCTTTAGCCCTGACTGCTTCATCTTTATTACACTCCATATTTCCctatttataacaattaattcTCCCTCTCCTTGCTATAGTGTCATCAACACAAAGGATCAGACTCCACAGCCTGTGTTTCTTTCATGCTTGAAGACAAATAAAATGCACCTTTAATTGTTTGCTACCTGCACAAAAAAAATGAAACCAATTTGgtgaaaaaattgattaaatagGAAAATCACCAACTGGACTATTTTTTACGTATTCTTCTAATTTCTATGTGCATTAAATTGCCATAAGTAtcctatattttattattttatacttttTGTTTTCTCGCCATCTTTCTTACATATCCCTTTAGCCattttttgttatatttcttttttccttccgatatatatatatatatatatatatatatatatatatatatatatatatatatataagagaatATTTAACAAGTCAAAGCAAGAAAGACActtcaaatatttttttctatttactttatatctttagaaaagaagaaagagaatTTTTCCTATTATGTTATTCAATACACTATTCAGTAAATAGAAAACTTTAAATGAAAGTATTTGAAAATGAAATTTCTCACACTTATTCTACATTACATTGTCAGAAAAAAAATATTGTATGCATCGATATGAAAATATTTAATACATGAAGCCATGATCTGATAAATATATCAATCTTATTATACATAAATCTCATATTGTGTTCTGGAATCAAAGAAAGATATTTTAGAAGTCTCTTCTATGTCTTATGTTATGACTCCAATAAACTTTTCTCTAGAGAAAGGAAATAGTGATTTATTCCTATAGAATAACTAGGAGAAAGAAACTTTAATTAGAAATATCAGTAGATATTTTCGGAGtccaaagaaaaagaaatatgaaaatgaaagaaaaagcaAACTGCTGTTTCAATTTCATCTATATCATATATCGAATTTTAATACCAGAATAGTAGatagagtcatgatgcaataggTTAGGTCCACTTTTTCTTGTATTGATTTCTAATCTaatttttagatacaccattgtAATTATAACCATACAATTACCAAATACAACATGACCTTATTCAAATTCAACATTATGTGATGCTTTATTGACTCTAGGACATAAAATagcaaatttaaataaaatagaagcatgtttaactattttaaGCAGAAAAGTAAGTCCCATTCCCATATCCTTAAAAAGTACTAAACATCAGCAAAGTCAATACTCAATAGCTCAATTTACATTtagattttaataaaaatatacaaaGAGCAGTAAACACACCCACCATTCTCTCACGTAATATTATTTCATACAAACATTACAGGCATTATATTAAAAAGATATACAATTGAGTTGTTACCAAAGGAAAACCATTTAATTATGCCTAACAGATACAACAAGTTACAAGCCCATAAAATTTTATCCAGCATAATGTACAATATCCTataattctgaaaaaaaaaattgaagaatataCAAAATGCTGGGTTCACATTCAATATTATGTGGAATACATAGGGTTCTTGTTCAATTAACATTGTTCAATAGTGAATAGACAAAATGATTCCATCAGAAATAACAATTCACAGATTTGTAACATAACTAATCAGTCCACACTGACTGTCCAGTGTGCACTATTACAAGTCCAACTTCTTCCCACATCTGGCAATCTAAGTAACTACAAGGGTTCCTAAAACAGCCTTCCTCTATGTGATAGCCCAACATAAACAGCTAATTGATTACTATGCATTGTATCAATATGATGTGATAGAACTTGAGCAAATTCTTTTAATCCTTTCACAAAGAGACAAACAAATAATaaactaaaaaagaaaaaaaaacctgTAACACCTTTATTTGAATTCAATTCATGGCCTCTTTTAGATGTGGGATCTTACTTGAAGCTGCTCTTGTAAGATCTAGAATGAACCaaataattttaagttaaaaaccTGCAGTGCCTGCATGAATCAGTTGCACATGAAGCATTAACCATTGATGGAGATTCATTATAGGATAAATTCCTGATTTAGCATGACATTTTTATATGTAGATTTCACAACTACTGAAAATCGATGAAAAATCAATGGCAAATAAAATTGCAACACATGATGTAATCAACACCCATTTGAACCCAGATATTAACTGGattagataataaataaataaatataaaaagaaaatatcgTTTAAATAAAGAAAAACCTCAAGAAAATGCTACTAAAAACACCTACCTCCTAACTCCATGTTTGGATGGTCGAGAATTTCCAGGAATTGAAATATAACAGTCAATGCTATTCCCGTTTTCAAAATTAATGATATCTCACCGGCAGACTTCAAACATAAAGAAAGCAGATCAGAGTCTGCAAGTTTAAATTTCCAGCATTTTCCCCATAACCAAACAAGAAGACAAACAAAACTAGTCAAACCTAGCTGCAGCAGCTGTAAATTAGAGGAGAATAAAAATTTGAATTTGACAAAGTAGATATTCAGTTCTAGGGTTTTTTTTTAGCTCCCAATAGGAGCTAAAAAGTAAAAACTGAAGCTAACGAGCGAAGAAGGTGAGCTCTGCAAATTATGATCGTAGGCTTTGCTGGTTATTAAACTGTAGCGTTTTGGGCTCAATTCTTTGGGCTTTAGATCCACAGAGAAATCCGACAGGTTTTAGAACTTTCCTTACAtttgttgattttatttttagtctttatggattttttttttcctttactttCATTGGCATTAAtaatatcatttaattttttaatttattttaagaaaaatctctctaataatttttaaagtaaaataagaaaattaccactttatttttctttttctaaatgaaaatatcattttaccttttttttttctctctttattttaaacttttattaaACAATCCATTTCGAACTATAGGATGAGCTATTGTGGCCTAAgtgtaaaaaaaaggaaaataaacttttaCTTAAACTACCAATTTTAATCAATatgtttttttcaattttaacataatttcaaattttagtaTTTATCAAGAATGAATTTAAGGATTTTGGACGACGATGCGACAAATGACGTGGTAAAAATACTGTTATTAtaaatgttgttgctgatgcaTTATGAACTAAAATATTGTTATTGTtgtgtaaaaatattattattttatatgttgttACTAACGCGATGCAaactttaataataattaaaaaagtcaaacattttttatttttctcaattatagTAAATTTTATTTGGTTCgttttaattataattagttgACTAATTTTGACATAACTTAGTAAAAgaattaatgtttaattatatatttgattgtaaaaaaattaatatttatataatttactataacaaaaaaataaattttcatctcTCTCCtcatatttttttcaaaatatttaatgaacttatttttgaaaataaataaaattttattattgtttaaaaaTTATAGATTCATGTAAAAATGTTAAGATATAATAATACCATTATTTTAGCACACATACATTAATAATCAACATATGCATAGATTTGTGTATATTATTGGGTGACTGGATGAAAGAAGAGACAGAGAAAGAAAGAGGCGTGTGTAGAATGAGGGAGAGAGGTCCTCtccctaaattattatttttattatattaagtaACATAActatagactacagagcaatagaaaagaatgtgaattatactagaaggattagatctttaaaagtaaatgaagcacttaagagaatgaaagtaggtaaagcctgtaaacccgatggaataccaattgaagtgtggaagtatttgggagacatgggagtgacatggttaactaaattgtttaataagattctaaactaaaaaaaaatgctTGATAAATGGagaaagagtattttagtacccatttttaaaaataagggagacatacagagttgctcaaattataggggaattaaactcatgagccatactacgaagctgtgggagagagttgtggaacatcaactacatcatgacacttctatctctctcaatcaatttggcttcatgcccggtcattcaactatggaagcgatctttctcattaaaagcttgatggagaaatatagagatatgaaaaaagatctacacatagcttttatcgatttggagaaggcttatgatagtgttccaagagatatcttatggagagtgttagaacaaaggagaatatctattaggtacatacaagtgttgaaatatatgtatgaaggagcaactactttTGTGCGCACATTGGaaagggacacaagagattttcctatctcagttggattacaccaaggttcatgtaacaccctcactttagctagtccgtgcttTCGACTGTTTCGGTGATTAATGTCAGTCCAGATAGTCGGAATGTttgaaactatatgtaaactagaacgaggagtcataaataattcaaataagtgtaagaaaaataaaggaaaaattttagaaatgaaatacaaccaagttaaatgagccggtgccccggttATGgatgaccctaatgggaagccctaaacccgagggaaattccgtgaaataatttttgggacttcagagaagagtcattgaggttttgatggcactataatgccaagaaaatgtttaaaaatttttttaaatcggaacagacaattttagtctgttaagcaaaacaaagggcattttggtcatttcgtcttcagagataatttttggccaacttatccagttaaataaataattattatgacataaaatatgaataaatattactaaaaattaaattaaaaatgagtaggaaagaaaagaaaagaaaagaaaatgaataaaaattggaattatgacataggatgatgtcatttaaagtctacccactaatcaccattcaacaaattCATCTAAACCACATAAAAGGGGATGAAAAATAAAAGCTAAATTTGCCATCTCCTTCCTTTTACCATTCAACCGAAACCCATTCCCATTTCTCTCCATTGATTtcttccattaaagctccaaatccCACCTAATTTCACCGTAaaacccttcactaaaaattattcttacatcttggaaaggtgtttggcagccaagaaaatcaaagaaagtaaaggaaaattgaagattgggtgagggaaaattctgctcacaaggttagtgcataaaccagtttccttccttcttctttagttaaaatttagttgaattatgatgagcttaCATGAATATTTATGGAATCGAGGTATGTATGAAGGCATggaaaatttgaaggaacggaagcgtgaaaaacacaagtttataccattgaattcaaaaattttcacctagggtcacatgcatcatgcaagatttatttttatctatttgatttcaatgataaacaacatattaaaactcttttaatatgtttttggatctgtatttgccatttaagattttaaaattaatcagattaattttagaaccctagattaaatcaagaacgattacactaacctcttgatgtgctgcagcgagtCTGCGccattgagattcgtcttcaggacaccagatgttgtccctctagcttgtccacaccaagaacacctatggcagcccttgaacagcttctaaagccttttctattaattagaaattcaagttctgccttttaagagataagagatgtaaacaggacactagaaacaatttctagctttcttaattcaagagattgatggctaatctctttgaattgatgagagatgaagagaaaaagctggagaggctcaaagtggcgtgacatatgagaggagaggctgctggttatgttttcttttcataaccacacttaaatagctaggttaacacattaaaccctagccacatgtcaccttttgattagctctaggtttaagtgacccaatcacattgtgccaagtgtcaaacctatatttaatcttgattttaatcatcttacatgattaaaaaacatttggcaagcttatgtgttatgccatgtgtcaccatctcatggtgccacgtgtcacactgtgaaatgaccaaaatgcccctgtgtcttaattttgagttcttaacccaaaataattattttcttcttctaattaatttatatcaaatataaattaattaattaatctctattaattaatttctcatcaattaaattcatatttaaacactttaaatataaatttaacttatactacacatccaataatctagatttggtttcaagtcatgctagagactttgcaatttaattgcaaaccaaatctatttaattaatcaattaaactctttaattaattaattaaatcatatttaaataggtgataacttgtgtatgtgtgtgacttactaggctcatcactaattggcaatgagacatgatatcaactcttaatatcattagaactctttcttaccataaatgatttctctaaatcattttatgaacctcatagaccatggttaacacctagcatagcatgccatggccacccaattagtaataaggtttaccttaaatgaacctataatcatatgttaccatgcactagaatctctgttacaaaatcccaactcaagccgagtcatggtttatgtcaaactccatttgctatgaatattatgttctcttttaattccagttcttgattaaaagatttttcatcgtaaactcttttcagaataaatctatctgtcctggccaggaacttgaaaacatcaagaacaattaaatgaacataggattttatctctatttacttagaggaacagattccttcttgatcaacacctacctccatatataactagcaggagccaacacatgcccatatacccatacatagtacaagtttgaaagcaatatcaaactcaaactacctatatacaagataactgtgctatctcaggtctaaagattatatgcctcgatatgatttatgacaaaacattgacaagagtaaactccatgtgcttgtcataagtgtcactggttcggcctacttatcatttataagtgcctatcaagtttgttatatggcatgagactcaccattccatcttatttatatctcatataaataacttgggaacaaacatgaatacaatctttctggataagtcatgtccttattatgaagtatcctcgattgtgaacctatttatgatactttgtgctagaaatattgtcactcatattcttaacaacttaagaataatatttctaacaaaatatcaatggaccttttctattacacataaatatattatgtaaacggaaaagtggaaatgccttttattaataaaaatatgtacaagatacatactaaatgatatgctctagggcatactactaacaatctcccactagcactagagccattcattacaataccttagacccatcttctcaagatgtcggtctaaccgagcttatgacaaaggctttgtgaatggatcagctgaatttttcagctgatgttatttttctgcatggataTTTCgcattgcccaactatatctctgattatgtggtagtgcctttctaggTGTTTGGATTTtgtgtgagaccttagttccttagctcgcatgatcgctccattgttgtcatagtgtagtggaaccgccgacttaatggaaggaactactgtaagttccacgaacttttaatccaaatcttcctttgcaaagattcgatgcaaagaatatactcgacctgtagtggaatctgcaatgcgtgctcgctttggaattcttccaaccgatcgcacctccatgaACACATatcaggtagactttctatcatcgatatccgattggaaatcgtaatcgtgataaccatccaattgcaagtctccacctccataaatcaagaataaatccttagttcttctcaagtacttaaggatattcttgactatcgatgttccaaacacgattggattgataccgctagtcaaactaacaaagatatgcgatatccggcctagtacacaacattgcatacattaaacttccaatagcgaa
It encodes:
- the LOC110669066 gene encoding uncharacterized protein LOC110669066; amino-acid sequence: MECNKDEAVRAKGIAERKFIERDFAGAKKFALKAQNLYPELEGLSQMLVTFDVHVSAQKITGSGEIDWYCMLGVNPWADDETIRKQYRKLALMLHPEKNKSLGADVAFKLVSEAWSILSDKSKRLAYNEKLNVVGLQQRVSTQTKDPSTPSTANGFHNSDSAVNSDARTPNKNTRTGPTLVPPPPYKRPDTFWTICNRCKTQYEYLRIYLNHTLLCPNCHEAFFAVEKAPPPSVMKPSNYSSRQKHQNSRHRATNSTPCNVGRNCGVAQSSRPAQSFGPDGFGVNSSNSPDLQWNHFSRMASAGSAVASPSTSAQAASTVQQAHQHVKREHEEGKADQLFKRRRFDEKTYVNSYGAGNGRSGLGTASEQRRGYFETERVSINNKPNSKRELLPVELRNMLMEKARMDICKKLEEWSSNQVKLKEDKKQKIMVRNDANNHKKHDNYTIMNDAKESKKSFRGFSSDDSIKDAPAPMSINVPDPDFHNFDLDRTESAFSDDQVWAAYDEDDGMPRYYARIHKVISLKPFKMRISWLNSRSNSEFSSVDWVASGFPKTCGDFRAGRHEITDTLNSFSHKVKWTKGTRGVICILPGKGDVWALYRNWSSDWDENTPDEVIHQYDMVEVLDDYNEEQGVSVVPLVKVAGFKTVFQRHMDPNEIRRIPKEEMFRFSHQVPDHLLNGEEAHNAPKGCRELDPAATPLELLQVIAEVNEEQMVEITGKFEEEMAPKITETKVDQMVENASTFKEVEVIKSDEQAEDDK